In Mycolicibacterium aubagnense, the DNA window CGCACATGCGTGGCCTCATCGCCGACTACGTGGCGCGGCGGCAGGCCGCGGGCGACATCCCGTCGCACGTCGATGCCGATTTCGCCGCATCGGCGCTGATTTCGGCGACCGACGGCATCCAGTTCCAGTGGATGTCCGACCCGTCCATCGACATGGCAAACCATGTCCGGGCCGTGTGGCAGAAATTGCTTGCGTAGCAGCGCTCAGCGCGGCGGATCGCCCCGCCACCGAAAGCTGTTGACGTACTTGCCCATATCCGCGGCGAGTTCCAGACTGACCCCGGTCGGCGGACCGGAGTGGGCGCCGAATTCGTGGAACGGCCCGGCCGCCGCGGCGATGAGAGCCAGATCGTCTTTCACGGCCACCATCACCAGAATGCGGGTCCGGGAGGCGACGACGTTCTGTCCGTCCGGCCAGTCGTCGGCCGCCACGCCGTACCCCGGGTGATAACCCACCAAGGTGTTGGGCACCTCATAGGCCACCCGCGAGTCGGGGTAGGCATCTTTGAGCAAGGTCATCGTGACGTCCTTGGCATCACGCCCCCGTGCCGGCTCACCCCACAGCCGCATGACGCCACCGCCGCCCCCGGTGTATTGCGCCGTCACCCCGGTGTCGTCCTTGGTCACCGAATAAGCCGTTCCTTCAGCAGGATACGAGACAGTGAACGCACCGTCGGCAGCGGTGAAGGTGGGATTGATCGCCACCGGCTTGCCCATCAGCGGGTGACCGCAATTGGGCGGGCACTCGTACCGGGCCACCGGAGTGGTCGTCGTAGCGGACAGGCCGACCAAGCCGAGGGCCAGCACGGCGACAACCGCGGTCCAGGTCACGACCAGGCGCGGCACGGTCAGTACGCGCACCGCCCGTGCGGCGTCGTCCCCACGATCTTCGTGCCGCAACGTCAACTGCAGGACGAGCCGCAGCAGCAGCACTGCCAGCACGGCGAACCCGACGTGCCAGGCCACCTTCGCCCACTGCGAGATGCCCGCCGAGTCCTCGTCACCGAGCCACATGTGCACCAGCACCGGAACGACCGCGATCAGCACCGCACGCCACCAGATCCGGCGGCCACGAGGCCAGAACCACAGTGCGGCGCCGAGCATTCCGGCCGACGCAGCTGCGGTGACGGGCATGGTGAGTCCGCGAATCCCGGCCTCGATCAGCAGGTCGGCCAACGGCTGGTCACGGTCGACCATGCCGGATTCCAGCTGCGCGAACATCCGGACGGTGACCGTCGCGGCCGTCAGGCCGAGGGCGCCCGCCGCACCGATCGCGTAGCCGTACAACGCCTTTCGATCGCCAGGGCCGAACATCCGGACGAGCAGCGCAGGCGCTATCACCAACAGCGCCTCCACCGCCGAGAGGCCGGCCTCAACGGTCCGCAGATGCACTGCGGCAACCCCACTTTCAAGTGGGACCCCATAGGCGTGCGACACCGCCATACCGGACCCGACGGCAAATGCGACGCCGAATCCGATACCCAGCGCCGCGCTGACATACAACCGGACGAGCGCCGGCCGGCGGTAGCCCAGCTGCCGGACATAGAGCGCGAACAGCAGCGGAAAACCCACGGCCACAGTCGAGATGAACAGACCCGGGAGTCGCATCGCCGAAGCCCCGACCAACGACGCCACCAGAAGGGCCAGGCCGAGCCGGAACGGCCGGCGCCCGCCCTCCGGAAGCCGCGGAAACAGCGCACTCACCAACCCGATGTCGCTCATCCGGTCGTCCCCTGGGCCACCAGCAGGCTGCGCGCCAGCTTGTCGACATCGGGTGTGCCCAGACCGGTCACCGAGTCGAAGCCGGGGCCGGCCATCGCCACCGCGTTGCCGCCCACGGTGACATCGTGGAACGCCGGCAGCCGGCCGACCCGCTGCACCCGGTACAGCAGCGGATTCAGATCGCCGAGCAGTCGTCCACCGTTGTCCAGCAGGTACTGGTCGATCACGGCGGCCATTCCCGCCCAGATCGGCGCGGACATCGAGGTGCCGCCGGCCAGTACCGTTTCGCCGTCGAAGACCATGCGCGCCCCGGTGAAGAAGTCCGCGACCGCAGAGACATCCGGGATGAGTCGCTTGTTGCGGCCACGGTCCGACGGCACGCCCCGTTGCCATCCCGGGCGGTCGAACAACGCGGACATTCCGCCGCCACTGCCGTGGGTGAGGGGCACGTCGAACCAGGCCTGCTCACCGAGCCACTGGCCGCGTTCATCGGTGGACAGCGTGGTGCCCCCGACAGCCGTCATCTCCGGCACCGAAGCCACCGAATCCAGCCCGATGTCGTCGATGCTCGGCGGTGCCGACCAGTCCTGCCCGCCTTTGCATTCCAGGCCCGCCAGGTCACCACTGGCGTCGAAGGCGGTGGTCCCGCTGCGGTGCGCCTGTGCCAGCGCCGAACGCACCGGCGCCAGATCGGCAGCGGTGAGGATCTTGTCGCAGCCCCATCCGATCGACAGGCTCCACTCGGCGCCGGGAAACCGCCGGTCGGCGTCTGCCATCATCTCGCCGATCTTGCGGTAGGCGCCGTCGCCGGACACCGTCGGCCGGGCATTCACGTAGACGGTTCGGGCATCGGGAGCAATGGCGTGGGCCATCTGGAGGTCCATCGTGGTTTCGCCCGTGCGCTCGGATGGCATGTCTCCCACCACGATGGGCGTGAAGCGCGGCAACTGGTTCAGTTCGGCGAACTTGTCGAGATCGGACTGCTCGAAGCCGTCGAAACCGAAGACGACGATGGTGCGTCCCTTGCCGGTGTATCCCTGATCGGTCAGCGGGAAGACGTTGTAAGCCCGACGAAGGTCCTGGGCCGTCAGGCCGCCGGCGGGGACGTCGCGCGGTGCGATCAACGGACGCGACTGCCGGAACGGCGTGTAGCCGAGGAGCCGGCCGAATCCGCTCAACTCGGCCAC includes these proteins:
- a CDS encoding zinc ribbon domain-containing protein yields the protein MSDIGLVSALFPRLPEGGRRPFRLGLALLVASLVGASAMRLPGLFISTVAVGFPLLFALYVRQLGYRRPALVRLYVSAALGIGFGVAFAVGSGMAVSHAYGVPLESGVAAVHLRTVEAGLSAVEALLVIAPALLVRMFGPGDRKALYGYAIGAAGALGLTAATVTVRMFAQLESGMVDRDQPLADLLIEAGIRGLTMPVTAAASAGMLGAALWFWPRGRRIWWRAVLIAVVPVLVHMWLGDEDSAGISQWAKVAWHVGFAVLAVLLLRLVLQLTLRHEDRGDDAARAVRVLTVPRLVVTWTAVVAVLALGLVGLSATTTTPVARYECPPNCGHPLMGKPVAINPTFTAADGAFTVSYPAEGTAYSVTKDDTGVTAQYTGGGGGVMRLWGEPARGRDAKDVTMTLLKDAYPDSRVAYEVPNTLVGYHPGYGVAADDWPDGQNVVASRTRILVMVAVKDDLALIAAAAGPFHEFGAHSGPPTGVSLELAADMGKYVNSFRWRGDPPR
- a CDS encoding S53 family peptidase; translated protein: MPVGRRCAARRIGAVLVAVGLTALASAGPPAERGGHLALSGPLAHLLSASVDLGPSAAAHVELTAALAQAARPDELIQWARAAGLSVQWRPGENWATVEGTARAMAEALRVDVRDYRGRRGQTFYAATSQPELPPSLVAELSGFGRLLGYTPFRQSRPLIAPRDVPAGGLTAQDLRRAYNVFPLTDQGYTGKGRTIVVFGFDGFEQSDLDKFAELNQLPRFTPIVVGDMPSERTGETTMDLQMAHAIAPDARTVYVNARPTVSGDGAYRKIGEMMADADRRFPGAEWSLSIGWGCDKILTAADLAPVRSALAQAHRSGTTAFDASGDLAGLECKGGQDWSAPPSIDDIGLDSVASVPEMTAVGGTTLSTDERGQWLGEQAWFDVPLTHGSGGGMSALFDRPGWQRGVPSDRGRNKRLIPDVSAVADFFTGARMVFDGETVLAGGTSMSAPIWAGMAAVIDQYLLDNGGRLLGDLNPLLYRVQRVGRLPAFHDVTVGGNAVAMAGPGFDSVTGLGTPDVDKLARSLLVAQGTTG